A stretch of Amycolatopsis balhimycina FH 1894 DNA encodes these proteins:
- a CDS encoding PKD domain-containing protein, producing MRGRLARASVFLGAAVVAVGGLVVAGTGHGYPAQDVRMRSGSAWLASSGVGQVSLLDGTSAEVAAQVQVGPPGHALDVVQRDSTAYAVDRSAGTVRRVDGATFEPAAPVTPIDQARDGLTAFAGTDTLYTLDTQRGLLAGRDPLTLAPRGAPLSLAARLTAGTAALDDADRLWTVDDATGDLTWIAGGTRTTHRGLVPPGRNVLAAAGGLLVVVSPGARTATSVSPVTGEVAATIPLDLRPDDTVQVSGSPHHDRVYVVVSRGLLDICDLGAATCDTVVPLDAADRRLGAAVEAGDRLFVPDYSTGQVTIVDLTHPSVLARSKVLTPPAPFQLFNRDGIVFFNDPASERAGVIRLDGGVRPIAKYDPADPHKGLHDDHPVPSVPPTPSGQQPPPDQTPPGTTPTSVPAPPTGVPGTPTGPDPVPPATGVPTTGVPPTGPPAVAPDLRVTLSKTTPQPGEDISLRVDNAAGGAPVTARWDFGDGSQADGVTVTHHWTTEKTYQVSVRATVDGQEAATSASVQVTPPPSVTVPDVVGMPEAGARGALTAANLVPVVTRSASNTVPAGVVLAQTPKGGTSAAPRTQVTITVSSGKPAPVDLMARAAGASWTTGAGTLPFNGNDGDARGFALTRHGRTEGGCALEDGTAPDPYLETHPQWVDNGFINGVYTLPRPIAAGDHFRSKIGFVWCNPNEAGDATFVVSVIGPGGAATDVARVRDTSADRVMRQIDADLSAHAGATQIRLRIEAGASAGQDWASWIGPRIGA from the coding sequence ATGCGGGGCCGACTCGCGCGCGCGAGCGTGTTCCTGGGTGCCGCCGTGGTCGCGGTGGGCGGGCTCGTCGTCGCCGGGACCGGGCACGGCTACCCCGCCCAAGACGTCCGGATGCGGTCGGGCTCAGCCTGGCTGGCTTCCTCCGGTGTCGGTCAGGTGAGCCTGCTCGACGGGACCTCGGCCGAGGTCGCGGCGCAGGTGCAGGTCGGCCCGCCCGGGCACGCGCTCGACGTCGTCCAGCGGGACTCGACCGCCTACGCCGTCGACCGCAGCGCGGGCACCGTGCGCCGGGTCGACGGCGCGACCTTCGAACCCGCCGCGCCGGTCACCCCGATCGACCAGGCCCGCGACGGGCTGACCGCGTTCGCCGGCACCGACACTCTGTACACTTTGGACACTCAGCGCGGGCTGCTGGCCGGCCGCGACCCGCTCACCCTGGCCCCGCGCGGCGCCCCGCTGTCCCTGGCGGCGCGGCTGACCGCGGGCACCGCCGCCCTCGACGACGCCGACCGGCTCTGGACCGTCGACGACGCGACCGGCGACCTGACCTGGATCGCGGGCGGGACCCGCACCACGCACCGCGGGCTGGTCCCGCCCGGCCGGAACGTCCTCGCCGCCGCCGGCGGCCTGCTCGTGGTGGTCAGCCCAGGCGCGCGGACCGCCACCAGCGTCTCCCCGGTGACCGGCGAGGTCGCCGCCACCATCCCGCTCGACCTGCGCCCCGACGACACCGTCCAGGTGAGCGGTTCCCCGCACCACGACCGGGTGTACGTCGTCGTCTCGCGGGGCCTGCTCGACATCTGCGACCTCGGCGCCGCGACCTGTGACACCGTCGTCCCGCTCGACGCGGCCGACCGGCGGCTCGGCGCGGCCGTCGAAGCCGGCGACCGGCTGTTCGTTCCGGACTACTCCACCGGCCAGGTCACCATCGTCGACCTCACGCACCCGTCGGTGCTCGCCCGGTCGAAGGTGCTCACCCCGCCGGCGCCGTTCCAGCTCTTCAACCGCGACGGGATCGTCTTCTTCAACGACCCCGCCAGCGAGCGCGCCGGGGTGATCCGCCTCGACGGCGGCGTTCGCCCGATCGCGAAGTACGACCCGGCGGACCCGCACAAGGGCCTCCACGACGACCACCCCGTTCCCTCGGTACCGCCGACGCCGAGCGGGCAGCAACCGCCTCCGGACCAGACCCCGCCGGGAACGACGCCGACGTCGGTACCGGCGCCACCCACCGGTGTCCCGGGCACGCCGACCGGGCCGGACCCGGTCCCGCCCGCGACCGGCGTCCCGACGACCGGCGTCCCCCCGACCGGTCCGCCGGCCGTGGCACCGGACCTGCGGGTCACCCTGTCGAAGACGACTCCGCAGCCGGGCGAGGACATTTCGCTGCGCGTCGACAACGCGGCGGGCGGCGCGCCGGTCACCGCGCGGTGGGACTTCGGGGACGGCAGCCAGGCGGACGGCGTGACCGTCACGCACCACTGGACCACCGAGAAGACCTACCAGGTGAGCGTGCGGGCGACCGTGGACGGGCAGGAAGCGGCGACGTCGGCGAGCGTGCAGGTCACGCCGCCGCCGTCGGTCACCGTGCCGGACGTCGTCGGCATGCCCGAGGCGGGCGCGCGCGGTGCCCTCACCGCGGCGAACCTCGTTCCGGTCGTGACCCGCAGCGCCAGCAACACCGTCCCCGCCGGGGTCGTCCTCGCCCAGACGCCGAAGGGCGGCACGAGCGCGGCACCGCGGACCCAGGTCACGATCACGGTTTCCAGTGGCAAGCCCGCTCCGGTCGACCTGATGGCCCGCGCTGCCGGCGCGAGCTGGACCACCGGCGCGGGCACCCTGCCGTTCAACGGCAACGACGGCGACGCCCGCGGTTTCGCGCTCACCCGGCACGGGCGGACCGAAGGCGGCTGTGCGCTGGAGGACGGCACCGCGCCGGACCCGTACCTGGAGACCCATCCGCAGTGGGTGGACAACGGCTTCATCAACGGCGTCTACACCTTGCCCCGGCCGATCGCCGCGGGCGACCACTTCCGCTCGAAGATCGGTTTCGTCTGGTGCAACCCGAACGAAGCCGGCGACGCGACTTTTGTGGTGTCGGTCATCGGGCCCGGCGGAGCGGCCACCGACGTCGCCCGGGTGCGCGACACCTCGGCGGACCGGGTCATGCGCCAGATCGACGCCGACCTCTCCGCCCACGCGGGGGCCACGCAGATCCGGCTCCGGATCGAGGCGGGCGCGTCCGCCGGACAGGACTGGGCGTCCTGGATCGGCCCGCGGATCGGCGCGTGA
- a CDS encoding SDR family NAD(P)-dependent oxidoreductase has translation MTKSWFITGTSKGFGREWAEAALERGDRVAATARDAESLRPLVERYGDAVLPLRLDVTDRAAAVDAVQRAAAEFGSLDVLVNNAGYGHFGMVEELTEEEVRAELETNFFGTLWLTQAALPIMRRQGRGRIIQVTSEGGIRAFPGIGAYHASKWAVEGLSESLRQEVASFGIDVICLEPGPYRTDFGGGSVRQSAPDPDYDGVREAGRIEWDLGDPRATRAPLLELADTDDPPHRMFFGKSLTAVEAEYQERLAGWRKWEPLALAAFG, from the coding sequence GTGACGAAGAGCTGGTTCATCACCGGGACTTCCAAGGGCTTCGGCCGGGAGTGGGCCGAAGCGGCGCTCGAGCGTGGTGACCGGGTCGCGGCCACCGCCCGGGACGCCGAGAGCCTGCGTCCGCTCGTGGAGCGGTACGGCGACGCCGTGCTGCCCCTGCGGCTGGACGTCACCGACCGCGCCGCCGCCGTCGACGCGGTGCAGCGGGCGGCGGCCGAGTTCGGTTCACTGGACGTGCTGGTGAACAACGCCGGTTACGGGCACTTCGGGATGGTCGAGGAGCTCACCGAGGAGGAGGTCCGCGCGGAGCTCGAGACGAACTTCTTCGGCACGCTCTGGCTGACCCAGGCGGCGCTGCCGATCATGCGACGGCAGGGGCGTGGCCGGATCATCCAGGTCACCAGTGAAGGCGGCATCCGCGCGTTCCCCGGCATCGGTGCCTACCACGCGTCGAAGTGGGCCGTGGAAGGGCTTTCGGAGTCCCTGCGGCAGGAGGTCGCGTCGTTCGGGATCGACGTCATCTGCCTGGAGCCCGGCCCGTACCGGACGGACTTCGGGGGTGGCAGTGTCCGGCAAAGCGCGCCGGACCCGGACTACGACGGGGTTCGCGAGGCGGGCCGGATCGAGTGGGACCTCGGCGATCCGCGGGCGACCCGGGCGCCGCTGCTGGAGCTCGCGGACACCGACGACCCGCCGCACCGGATGTTCTTCGGCAAGTCCCTCACAGCGGTCGAAGCCGAGTACCAGGAGCGGCTGGCCGGGTGGCGGAAGTGGGAGCCGCTCGCGCTGGCCGCGTTCGGCTGA
- a CDS encoding TetR/AcrR family transcriptional regulator — protein MTVSDGRRERKKAQTRARIQEAALDLFASQGYRETTIAQIAARADVATRTVTLHFPAKDDLLFADDPFTAESLERWLRERKPDTTLDAVRGWMHATMRELDERDHDSGVDPGLIWQRRALRARLLMADDDLRGRARAGYRDLELPIAEGIAEDLGLPADALLPRLTAATVVTGLREIYVTREGQAQARSAASDLSPLVDEVLAFAEAGLRGARPRPGA, from the coding sequence ATGACCGTGAGCGATGGCCGCCGTGAGCGCAAGAAGGCCCAGACCCGGGCCCGGATCCAGGAAGCGGCCCTGGACCTCTTCGCGAGCCAGGGCTACCGGGAAACGACGATCGCGCAGATCGCCGCGCGTGCCGACGTCGCGACCCGCACGGTCACGCTGCACTTCCCGGCCAAGGACGACCTGCTCTTCGCCGACGACCCGTTCACCGCGGAGTCGCTCGAACGGTGGCTGCGCGAGCGAAAGCCGGACACCACGCTCGACGCGGTCCGCGGCTGGATGCACGCGACCATGCGCGAACTCGACGAGCGCGACCACGACTCGGGCGTGGACCCCGGCCTGATCTGGCAACGCCGCGCCCTCCGCGCGCGGCTGCTCATGGCCGACGACGACCTCCGCGGCCGCGCCCGCGCCGGTTACCGCGACCTCGAACTTCCGATAGCCGAGGGCATCGCCGAAGACCTCGGCCTGCCGGCGGACGCCCTGCTCCCCCGGCTCACCGCCGCCACCGTCGTCACCGGCCTCCGCGAGATCTACGTGACACGCGAAGGCCAGGCTCAGGCGCGGTCGGCGGCGAGCGACCTGTCCCCCCTCGTGGACGAAGTGCTCGCCTTCGCCGAGGCCGGCCTCCGCGGCGCCCGGCCCCGACCCGGCGCGTAG
- a CDS encoding MFS transporter yields MSRATTTVSTLVIFLLAINLRPAVTSLGAALPDISVAGGLVAAVLVALPLWAIGLGGWATPWLCGRLGTYRTVAVALAGLVLSLSGRVLGGAAPLLTGTALACLSIAVLGTILPLLAKGSAAFTFGLGLGSTAGALVTPAVVMSSSWRAALGLWAIVGLLALQAWQRMPGEFPAPQRTSGATPAFALTIHFGLISTVTFLVMGWLPGILRGAGVPATTAGGCLALSMAMGLPMMLLVPGWTRRWRNQTLLVITLATPNVIGVTGLLLAPAAAPWLWAVATGTGMGSLAFVLTTISLRSKDSSLSLSAVVQGVGYVIAGFGVLACGWLHTHTGSWRTPLLLVLAILLGQVYSGHIAVTRRTAAPRVVPPLTVRRQGDAPELGV; encoded by the coding sequence ATGTCCCGTGCTACCACCACCGTCTCCACTCTCGTGATCTTCCTTCTGGCCATCAACCTGCGGCCTGCCGTGACCAGCCTGGGTGCGGCCCTGCCGGACATCTCGGTCGCCGGTGGCCTCGTCGCCGCGGTGCTCGTCGCGTTGCCCCTGTGGGCGATCGGGCTCGGCGGCTGGGCAACGCCCTGGCTGTGCGGCCGGCTGGGGACCTACCGGACCGTCGCCGTGGCCCTCGCCGGGCTGGTGCTGTCGCTGTCCGGGCGCGTCCTCGGAGGCGCCGCGCCACTGCTGACCGGGACGGCGCTGGCGTGCCTGTCCATCGCCGTGCTCGGCACCATCCTGCCGCTGCTGGCCAAGGGGTCCGCCGCCTTCACCTTCGGACTCGGGCTCGGCAGCACCGCCGGTGCGCTGGTCACCCCCGCGGTCGTCATGTCGTCGTCGTGGCGGGCCGCCCTCGGCCTGTGGGCCATCGTGGGGCTGCTGGCCCTGCAGGCGTGGCAGCGCATGCCCGGCGAATTCCCGGCGCCGCAGCGGACCTCCGGGGCGACGCCCGCTTTCGCGCTGACCATCCACTTCGGACTCATTTCGACGGTGACGTTCCTGGTCATGGGCTGGCTCCCCGGCATCCTGCGCGGCGCCGGAGTCCCGGCGACGACGGCGGGCGGGTGCCTCGCGCTGTCGATGGCCATGGGGTTGCCCATGATGCTGCTGGTTCCGGGCTGGACGCGCCGGTGGCGCAACCAGACCCTGCTCGTCATCACGCTGGCCACGCCCAACGTCATCGGGGTGACCGGCCTGCTCCTCGCCCCGGCGGCCGCGCCCTGGCTGTGGGCCGTGGCCACCGGCACGGGCATGGGTTCGCTCGCGTTCGTCCTGACGACGATCTCGCTGCGCAGCAAGGACAGCTCGCTCTCGCTGTCCGCCGTCGTCCAGGGCGTGGGGTACGTCATCGCCGGCTTCGGCGTGCTGGCCTGCGGCTGGCTGCACACGCACACCGGGAGCTGGCGGACTCCGCTGCTGCTGGTCCTGGCGATCCTGCTCGGCCAGGTCTACAGCGGGCACATCGCCGTCACGCGCCGGACCGCGGCGCCGCGGGTCGTGCCCCCGCTCACCGTGCGCCGCCAGGGGGACGCCCCGGAGCTCGGGGTGTGA
- a CDS encoding helix-turn-helix transcriptional regulator, translated as MRLLTDGTELLVGRDGELSRLAAWVRDVAAGRGRAVLVDGEPGIGKSALVRAACTAAADAGCQVYWGAGDELGQALPLLPLLDALRITPVTRDPRRDGISELLGGGAVADQGADLAAAAAEQLVALVDELCQDGPAVLVVDELQWADTTTVAVWSRLARSVRQLPLLLVGVLRPVPRRDDLRSLFRMVRPAERLRVGRLAEPAVLELVAALAGGKPGARLEELAGDAAGNPLYLTELIDALARSSCLEVDTAGIVELTGTATPDSLPEAIADRLGFLSEAARTVLRAAALLGDSFAVGDLVTVRNCSLAELLPALDEARAAGVLVAAGDDLAFRHPLIRHALYDEMPAAVRVAWHQDAALALVEANAPVERVARQLLPMVSTTDSRVPVPDWAAQWLLKVATPLIGQAPVVAVALLRRAVRDTPLDDALTGALAGRLADAYYRVGNLAQAERIALRALDRVRDPDVRVELHTTVLQCRATTGRSAESLAALNEALTQPGLQAPHRARLMVLIARTRRDLGEIAAAHRAASAALTELGSDEDRWSTGWALHVLSLVAMTRGDWAGALPLFERAMAVVRGDPELIDLTLLLRINQSVTFGALDRYTDALTAAGQARELADRTGSVVRLTEVQSALGRLLLGAGRWDDALAEVDVVADERKDPNVVCCDRGVAAIIHFHRGEPAAARRHLDVAALYSERIGDRVVEPLARARSLAFEHAGAPDRALAVLTAVLAREDAGEDLLGEVARLAVTVGDERIAAEMAARARAIAAEPTVSHRRALALYCRGLLERDGTMLLRAADGYRDAGRPLSQAKALEAAAIAFAGARDEDRGSARAAFTHAIDVYTELDAQWDVARLRALFRALGIRRGPTVKHRQTTRGWDSLTPTEGRIAALVVEGLSNPQIAARLYLSRRTVGTHVSHILTKLDVHSRIDIAREAARHQSASG; from the coding sequence GTGCGACTGCTCACGGACGGTACTGAGCTGCTGGTCGGCCGGGACGGCGAACTGTCCCGGCTGGCTGCTTGGGTCCGTGACGTCGCCGCGGGGCGCGGTCGTGCCGTCCTGGTGGACGGCGAGCCGGGGATCGGCAAGTCCGCGCTGGTCCGCGCCGCCTGCACCGCCGCCGCCGATGCGGGTTGCCAGGTGTACTGGGGCGCCGGCGACGAGCTCGGGCAGGCGCTGCCGCTGCTCCCGCTCCTGGACGCCCTGCGGATCACCCCGGTCACGCGGGATCCCCGCCGTGACGGCATTTCCGAGCTGCTGGGCGGCGGAGCCGTCGCGGACCAGGGCGCCGACCTCGCCGCCGCGGCCGCCGAGCAGCTGGTCGCGCTGGTGGACGAGCTCTGCCAGGACGGGCCGGCCGTGCTGGTCGTCGACGAGCTGCAGTGGGCCGACACCACGACGGTGGCGGTGTGGAGCAGGCTCGCCCGCTCGGTCCGGCAGCTTCCGCTGCTGCTGGTGGGCGTGCTGCGGCCGGTGCCGCGCCGGGACGACCTGCGGTCGCTGTTCCGGATGGTCCGGCCCGCCGAGCGGCTGCGGGTGGGCAGGCTGGCGGAACCGGCGGTGCTCGAGCTGGTGGCCGCCCTGGCCGGCGGCAAGCCGGGTGCCCGGCTGGAGGAGCTGGCCGGCGACGCGGCCGGGAACCCGTTGTACCTCACCGAACTGATCGACGCGCTGGCCAGGAGCTCGTGCCTGGAAGTCGACACCGCCGGCATCGTGGAGCTGACCGGCACGGCCACGCCGGACTCCCTGCCGGAGGCGATCGCCGACCGGCTGGGCTTCCTGTCCGAGGCGGCGCGGACCGTGCTGCGGGCGGCGGCGCTGCTCGGGGACAGCTTCGCGGTCGGGGACCTGGTGACCGTGCGGAACTGCTCGCTCGCCGAGCTGCTGCCCGCCCTCGACGAGGCACGTGCCGCCGGGGTGCTGGTGGCGGCCGGTGACGACCTGGCGTTCCGGCACCCCTTGATCCGCCACGCGTTGTACGACGAGATGCCGGCGGCGGTCCGGGTCGCCTGGCACCAGGACGCGGCGTTGGCACTGGTCGAAGCGAACGCGCCGGTCGAGCGGGTCGCGCGGCAGCTGCTGCCGATGGTGTCCACAACGGACAGCCGGGTGCCGGTGCCGGACTGGGCCGCGCAGTGGCTGCTCAAGGTGGCCACGCCGTTGATCGGCCAGGCACCCGTGGTCGCCGTCGCGCTCCTGAGACGGGCGGTCCGGGACACGCCGCTCGACGACGCCCTGACCGGCGCGCTGGCCGGCCGGCTGGCCGACGCGTACTACCGGGTGGGCAACCTGGCCCAGGCCGAGCGGATCGCCCTCCGCGCCCTGGACCGTGTCCGCGATCCCGACGTGCGCGTCGAACTGCACACGACCGTCCTCCAGTGCCGCGCGACGACCGGCCGCTCCGCCGAGTCCCTCGCCGCGCTGAACGAAGCCTTGACCCAGCCGGGCCTGCAGGCCCCCCACCGCGCCAGGCTGATGGTGCTCATCGCGCGGACGCGCCGGGACCTCGGTGAGATCGCCGCCGCGCACCGAGCCGCTTCCGCGGCCCTGACCGAGCTCGGCTCGGACGAAGACCGCTGGTCGACCGGGTGGGCGCTGCACGTGCTGAGCCTGGTCGCGATGACGCGGGGCGACTGGGCCGGCGCACTGCCGCTGTTCGAGCGCGCGATGGCCGTCGTGCGGGGCGACCCCGAGCTGATCGACCTCACCCTGTTGCTGCGCATCAACCAGTCGGTCACCTTCGGCGCGCTGGACCGCTACACCGACGCGCTCACCGCCGCCGGCCAGGCGCGTGAGCTGGCCGACCGCACCGGCAGCGTCGTGCGGCTGACCGAGGTCCAGAGCGCGCTCGGCCGGTTGCTGCTGGGCGCCGGCCGGTGGGACGACGCGCTGGCCGAGGTGGACGTCGTCGCGGACGAGCGCAAGGACCCGAACGTGGTGTGCTGCGACCGCGGTGTCGCCGCGATCATCCACTTCCACCGCGGCGAGCCGGCCGCGGCCCGCCGGCACCTCGACGTCGCGGCGCTGTACTCCGAACGCATCGGCGACCGGGTCGTGGAACCCCTCGCGCGGGCCCGCAGCCTCGCCTTCGAGCACGCCGGCGCGCCGGATCGGGCGCTCGCCGTGCTGACCGCCGTGCTGGCCCGCGAAGACGCGGGGGAGGACCTGCTGGGGGAGGTCGCCCGGCTGGCCGTGACGGTCGGCGACGAGCGGATCGCGGCGGAGATGGCGGCCCGCGCGCGGGCGATCGCCGCCGAACCCACCGTGTCGCATCGCCGCGCGCTGGCCCTGTACTGCCGCGGCCTGCTCGAGCGGGACGGGACGATGTTGCTGCGTGCCGCCGACGGCTACCGCGACGCGGGCCGGCCGCTCTCCCAGGCGAAGGCCCTGGAAGCCGCCGCGATCGCCTTCGCCGGAGCCCGTGACGAAGACCGCGGCTCGGCGCGGGCGGCCTTCACCCACGCCATCGACGTCTACACGGAGCTGGACGCGCAATGGGACGTGGCGCGGCTGCGCGCCCTGTTCCGGGCGCTGGGCATCCGGCGTGGCCCGACGGTGAAGCACCGCCAGACCACGCGCGGCTGGGACAGCCTCACCCCGACCGAGGGCAGGATCGCGGCCCTCGTGGTCGAAGGCCTGTCGAACCCGCAGATCGCGGCCCGCCTCTACCTGTCCCGGCGCACGGTCGGCACGCACGTTTCGCACATCCTGACCAAGCTCGACGTGCATTCGCGGATCGACATCGCCCGGGAAGCCGCGCGCCACCAGTCCGCCTCGGGCTGA
- a CDS encoding ABC transporter substrate-binding protein, which yields MLALAAVTVVTAVTGCGALGSVTPKASSSGSGLEKVTLKVSILPTTDLAPFWLAQDSGYFEAEGLTVESVIAASGQASLTKAISGDVDIAFSTYPPFFTAKSTGAADMELVADATSVNAKSNAIVTVPNSPVKTIFDLAGKKIAITAKNTASDLLTRSVMQDHNVDYGKVNWVLIALPNIAAALQQGQADAAYLPEPYITQAAKTAGAIPIVDINTGATQDFPLTGYGATKKWVRENPKTLAAFQRAMQRATHDATNDRAKVEPLLVRFAKIDEDTAKLLTLPGYGSIIDARRLQRVPDLLLQLGAIPSPIDVNSMIGPQAGR from the coding sequence GTGCTCGCCCTCGCGGCCGTCACGGTCGTCACGGCCGTCACCGGCTGCGGCGCACTCGGATCGGTCACCCCGAAAGCCTCGTCGAGCGGCAGCGGCCTCGAGAAGGTGACACTGAAGGTCTCGATCCTGCCCACCACGGACCTCGCGCCGTTCTGGCTGGCCCAGGACAGCGGCTACTTCGAAGCCGAGGGCCTCACCGTCGAGTCCGTCATCGCCGCCAGCGGCCAGGCCTCGCTGACGAAGGCGATTTCGGGCGACGTCGACATCGCGTTCTCGACCTATCCCCCGTTCTTCACCGCGAAGAGCACCGGCGCCGCCGACATGGAACTGGTCGCCGACGCGACGTCGGTCAACGCGAAGTCCAATGCGATCGTCACGGTTCCGAATTCGCCGGTGAAAACAATCTTCGACCTGGCCGGGAAGAAGATCGCCATCACGGCAAAGAACACCGCGTCGGATCTGCTCACCCGCTCGGTCATGCAGGATCACAACGTGGATTACGGCAAAGTGAATTGGGTGCTGATCGCGCTGCCGAACATCGCCGCGGCACTGCAGCAGGGCCAGGCCGACGCCGCGTACCTGCCGGAGCCCTACATCACGCAGGCCGCCAAGACGGCGGGCGCGATCCCCATCGTCGACATCAACACCGGCGCGACCCAGGACTTCCCGCTGACCGGCTACGGCGCGACGAAGAAGTGGGTGCGGGAGAACCCGAAGACCCTGGCCGCGTTCCAGCGGGCGATGCAGCGGGCCACCCACGACGCCACGAACGACCGCGCCAAGGTCGAGCCACTGCTGGTGCGGTTCGCCAAGATCGACGAGGACACCGCCAAGCTGCTCACCCTGCCGGGCTACGGCTCGATCATCGACGCGCGGCGCCTGCAACGGGTGCCGGACCTGCTGCTGCAGCTCGGCGCCATCCCGTCGCCGATCGACGTGAACTCGATGATCGGACCGCAGGCCGGAAGATGA
- a CDS encoding LutC/YkgG family protein → MTAREEILAAVRGALRDADRAEAVVPRGYRSVVADADVVELFAERVVDYRAALTRCTTAELPAAIRSALGTARKVLVPEGFPADVDGSSQAGTTAGPAGFDAVVTTAALGIATTGTIVLDHGPGQGRRALSLVPDVHVCVLRADRIVPGVPHAVAALDPARPQTWISGPSATSDIELTRVEGVHGPRTLHVIVVTE, encoded by the coding sequence ATGACCGCGCGCGAGGAGATCCTGGCGGCCGTCCGCGGGGCGCTGCGGGACGCGGACCGGGCCGAAGCCGTGGTCCCGCGCGGGTACCGCTCGGTCGTCGCCGACGCGGACGTCGTCGAGCTGTTCGCCGAGCGCGTGGTCGACTACCGCGCCGCCCTCACGCGGTGCACCACCGCCGAACTTCCGGCGGCCATCCGGTCGGCCCTGGGAACGGCGCGGAAAGTGCTGGTGCCCGAAGGGTTCCCAGCCGACGTCGACGGCTCGTCGCAGGCCGGGACCACAGCGGGGCCGGCCGGGTTCGACGCCGTCGTCACCACGGCCGCGCTCGGGATCGCGACCACCGGCACGATCGTGCTCGACCACGGCCCTGGGCAGGGCAGGCGGGCGCTGAGCCTCGTGCCGGACGTGCACGTGTGCGTCCTCCGGGCGGACCGGATCGTGCCCGGTGTGCCCCACGCCGTGGCCGCGCTGGACCCGGCCCGCCCGCAGACCTGGATCAGCGGCCCGAGCGCAACCAGCGACATCGAGCTGACCCGGGTGGAAGGCGTGCACGGGCCGAGGACCCTGCACGTCATCGTCGTCACGGAGTGA
- a CDS encoding lactate utilization protein B yields the protein MPAFPAAAREALADTQLRRNLAHATGTIRAKRAAVVGEVAEWEELRLAGAAIKDNTLRRLDEHLLTLEAALQARGTTVHWARDAREACDVVARIARDHGVDEVVKVKSMATQEIGLNEALAEHGVTAWETDLAELIVQLGDDLPSHILVPAIHRNRAEIREIFRREMGAAGRPAPDGLTDDPAELAGAARLHLREKFLRAKMAVSGANFAVAESGTLVVVESEGNGRMCLTLPEVLVSVVGIEKVVPTWADLDVFLQLLPRSSTGERMNPYTSTWSGVTPGDGPREMHVVLLDNGRTRALADEVGRQALRCIRCSACLNVCPVYERTGGHAYGSVYPGPIGAILNPLLKGVGVDEQTDSLPYASSLCGACFEACPVRIDIPEVLVHLRSQVVDAHRGGPPKPEAVAMKTASWVLSDARRLGFAERGLGVANRALTRFGRRVLPGGRRALSRLPWPGSLWTNSRDLPAPPRESFRSWWRREKG from the coding sequence ATGCCCGCCTTCCCGGCGGCGGCCCGGGAAGCGCTGGCCGACACGCAGCTGCGGCGCAACCTCGCCCACGCCACCGGCACGATCCGCGCCAAGCGCGCGGCCGTCGTCGGCGAGGTCGCCGAGTGGGAGGAGCTGCGCTTGGCGGGCGCCGCGATCAAGGACAACACCCTGCGCCGCCTCGACGAACACCTGCTGACCCTCGAAGCGGCGTTGCAGGCCAGGGGCACGACCGTGCACTGGGCGCGCGACGCCCGGGAGGCCTGCGATGTCGTCGCCCGTATCGCGCGCGACCACGGCGTCGACGAAGTCGTCAAGGTCAAGTCGATGGCGACGCAGGAGATCGGCCTCAACGAAGCCCTCGCCGAGCACGGCGTCACCGCCTGGGAAACCGACCTCGCCGAGCTCATCGTGCAGCTCGGGGACGACCTGCCCAGCCACATCCTGGTGCCGGCGATCCACCGCAACCGCGCGGAGATCCGGGAGATCTTCCGCCGCGAGATGGGCGCGGCGGGCCGTCCCGCGCCCGATGGCCTGACCGACGACCCGGCCGAGCTGGCCGGTGCCGCCCGGCTGCACCTGCGCGAGAAGTTCCTGCGCGCGAAGATGGCCGTCTCCGGCGCGAACTTCGCCGTGGCCGAGAGCGGCACCCTGGTCGTCGTCGAGTCCGAAGGCAACGGCCGGATGTGCCTGACGCTGCCCGAGGTGCTCGTTTCGGTGGTGGGCATCGAAAAGGTCGTGCCGACCTGGGCCGACCTCGACGTGTTCCTCCAGCTCCTGCCGCGCTCGAGCACGGGGGAGCGGATGAACCCCTACACGTCGACCTGGTCGGGCGTGACTCCCGGCGACGGGCCGCGGGAGATGCACGTGGTGCTGCTGGACAACGGCCGCACCCGCGCGCTCGCCGACGAGGTCGGCCGGCAGGCGCTGCGCTGCATCCGCTGCTCGGCGTGCCTGAACGTCTGCCCGGTCTACGAACGCACCGGCGGGCACGCCTACGGCTCGGTCTACCCCGGGCCGATCGGCGCGATCCTCAACCCGCTGCTCAAGGGCGTCGGCGTCGACGAGCAGACCGACTCGCTGCCGTACGCGTCCAGCCTGTGCGGCGCCTGCTTCGAGGCGTGCCCGGTGCGCATCGACATCCCCGAAGTCCTGGTGCACCTTCGGTCCCAGGTGGTCGACGCGCACCGCGGCGGACCACCGAAACCCGAGGCGGTGGCGATGAAAACCGCGTCCTGGGTGCTTTCGGACGCCCGGCGGCTGGGGTTCGCCGAACGCGGGCTGGGGGTCGCGAACCGGGCCCTGACCCGCTTCGGGCGCCGTGTGCTGCCGGGCGGTCGCCGCGCCCTGTCCCGCCTGCCGTGGCCGGGTTCGCTGTGGACGAACTCACGCGATCTGCCCGCCCCGCCGCGTGAGTCGTTCCGGTCCTGGTGGCGAAGGGAAAAGGGATGA